A portion of the Tachysurus vachellii isolate PV-2020 chromosome 14, HZAU_Pvac_v1, whole genome shotgun sequence genome contains these proteins:
- the gnptab gene encoding N-acetylglucosamine-1-phosphotransferase subunits alpha/beta isoform X4: MIGSTFQFGEVVLEWSRDQYHVLFDSYRDNVAGKSFQTRLCLPMPIDVVYTWVNGTDADLLKDLHTVKQQLEEEQRKLREKLGRNGSDATEAPRGRPECLLSHCIVGPAIVLDPALPSNVTLKELLSKSGPLSSTKELLNIAKPLQPSSSVSVLLFHSQSDVETAQSDVLKDFPEHSVTRAYLTTDQEAPGLVRIQTLAFLSGFSSSFKDLEQLRVKLPSTLMNKIKQIQLYSEASIALLHLNTAQDFTDLQQQAKKNLTVDSKQLTISSAFLFWDISAVSQSKQDEDVSASRFEDNEELRYSLRSVERHAPWVRHIFIVTNGQIPSWLNLDSPRVTVVTHEEIFQNQSHLPTFSSPAIETHIHRIPGLSQKFIYLNDDVLFGKDVWPDDFYSHSKGQKVYLTWPVPNCAEGCPGSWIKDGYCDKACNNSACDWDGGDCLHGAGSSRLGGPGGVAGGAGQPWQFAGGLGGLGAVSFCNQGCANSWLADKFCDQACNVLPCGFDVGDCGTNHFSQLHRVVLQRNQTLYTLPQGELRPYFSFSSVANRVSEAQVSDNPVVRHTSVANKWKTVHLLLLEGYNSTQIHYNLTFHGDRAQFTMSFTVAVDTRKLPKLNTSDTVQEDKNNKPKPTRANIEPEFVFSDIPADKQGPRVQKRPPVDLEVVIEVPALNMSLLPAELKYELKKMDEKLLLGDITEKGYNLTKAKLLKSFQGIGASEIQGNNGAIKEQEAAVKSDPNDKNKNKQEARVSLIPVKIDSTPVKEQPGATGTEKTPTSRLLGSLVGNKAKQQLHHGDAEDDIQPHVGRKLQHFSGVEWSFLPWEKRGYFEDLLKEGERLERELRYKTTGSATGRRLQDTFADSLRHVNKLLNGRFGFTSRKVPAHMPHMIDRLIMQELQDTFPEEFDKTSEHRVRHSEDMQFAFSYFYFLMSAVQQLNVSQVFDEIDTDHSGVLSDREIRTLATRIHELPLSLQDLTGLEQMLINCSKTLPNNESQLHTVSPTQEAYYDPSMPPVTKGLVIHCKLVAEKIQKAFKDQNKYKFEIMGEEEIAFKMVRTNVSHVVGQLDDIRKNPRKFICLNDNIDHSHKDASTVKAVLRDFYESMFPLPSQFELPREFRNRFLHMAELQEWRIYRNKLKFWTHCVLVTLVVFTVLSFFAEQLIVLKRWLFPRRRVSRETERV, translated from the exons ATGATTGGGTCCACCTTCCAGTTCGGAGAG GTGGTTCTGGAGTGGAGTCGGGATCAGTATCATGTCCTGTTTGACTCCTACAGAGACAATGTGGCTGGTAAATCCTTCCAGACAAG GCTGTGTTTGCCCATGCCTATAGACGTGGTGTACACCTGGGTGAACGGTACTGATGCTGATCTACTGAAGGATCTTCACACAGTGAAACAGCAGCTGGAAGAGGAGCAGAGAAAGttaag AGAGAAGCTGGGGCGGAATGGCAGCGACGCTACTGAGGCGCCCAGAGGAAG GCCTGAGTGCCTGCTTTCACACTGCATTGTGGGTCCGGCTATAGTGTTGGACCCGGCGTTGCCATCTAACGTCACCCTGAAGGAGCTGTTGTCTAAATCGGGCCCTCTGTCCTCCACCAAGGAGCTCCTGAACATCGCCAAACCTCTGCAGCCGTCCAGCAGCGTGTCTGTGCTTCTCTTCCACTCTCAGAGTGACG tggAAACAGCTCAGTCGGACGTGCTGAAGGATTTCCCGGAACACTCCGTCACCAGAGCTTATCTG ACGACAGATCAAGAGGCTCCGGGTCTGGTGAGGATTCAGACGCTGGCCTTCCTTAGTGGCTTCTCATCCTCCTTCAAAGACCTCGAGCAGCTGAGGGTCAAACTGCCGTCTACGTTGATGAACAAAATCAAGCAg ATTCAGCTCTACTCTGAGGCCAGCATTGCTCTTCTGCACCTCAACACAGCTCAGGACTTCACAGACCTCCAGCAACAGGCCAAGAAGAACCTGACTGTGGACAGCAAACAGCTCACCATCAGTTCAGCATTCCTGTTCTGGGACATCAGTGCTGTCTCACAG TCGAAGCAGGACGAGGACGTGTCCGCCAGTCGCTTTGAGGACAATGAGGAGCTGCGGTATTCGCTGCGCTCGGTAGAGAGACACGCCCCTTGGGTTCGACATATATTTATTGTGACCAATGGACAGATCCCTTCCTGGCTGAACCTAGACAGCCCCCGTGTTACCGTGGTTACTCATGAG GAGATCTTCCAGAACCAGTCCCATTTGCCAACATTTAGCTCTCCAGCCATTGAAACACACATCCATCGAATTCCAGGCCTCTCGCAGAAATTTATCTACCTCAATGATGATGTGCTTTTTGGCAAGGATGTGTGGCCAGATGACTTCTACAGTCATTCAAAGGGCCAGAAG GTGTACCTGACCTGGCCTGTACCTAACTGTGCAGAGGGCTGCCCAGGCTCCTGGATCAAAGATGGCTATTGTGACAAGGCCTGCAATAATTCTGCCTGTGACTGGGATGGCGGAGATTGTCTAC ATGGAGCAGGCAGCAGTCGGTTGGGAGGCCCTGGCGGAGTGGCGGGAGGAGCTGGACAGCCGTGGCAGTTTGCTGGTGGTTTAGGAGGCCTGGGGGCGGTGTCTTTTTGCAACCAAGGCTGTGCCAACTCCTGGTTGGCCGATAAGTTCTGTGACCAGGCGTGCAACGTGCTGCCATGTGGCTTTGACGTGGGAGACTGTGGaacga ATCACTTCAGTCAGCTGCATCGTGTTGTTCTGCAGAGAAACCAGACACTGTACACGTTGCCTCAAGGCGAACTGCGTCCATATTTCAGCTTTTCGTCTGTGGCCAATCGCGTTTCCGAGGCACAAGTCAGCGACAACCCTGTTGTGCGCCACACATCCGTTGCCAACAAGTGGAAAACCGTTCACCTGCTCCTGTTAGAGGGCTACAACTCCACCCAAATCCACTACAACCTCACTTTTCATGGCGATCGAGCTCAGTTCACCATGAGCTTCACTGTAGCAGTGGACACACGCAAGCTTCCTAAACTGAATACATCCGATACGGTGCAGGAGGATAAAAATAACAAGCCCAAGCCCACCAGGGCAAACATCGAACCTGAGTTTGTCTTCTCGGACATCCCAGCTGACAAACAGGGGCCCAGAGTACAAAAAAGGCCCCCTGTAGACTTGGAGGTGGTTATAGAGGTGCCTGCACTAAACATGTCTCTCTTACCTGCGGAACTGAAGTACGAGTTGAAGAAGATGGATGAGAAACTTCTACTAGGTGACATCACTGAGAAAGGCTACAATCTGACCAAAGCCAAATTACTGAAGTCTTTCCAGGGAATTGGGGCTTCTGAGATTCAGGGAAATAATGGAGCAATTAAAGAACAGGAAGCAGCAGTGAAATCAGATCCAAATgacaagaataaaaataaacaagaagcCAGAGTTTCTCTCATCCCAGTTAAGATCGACAGTACGCCTGTCAAAGAGCAGCCTGGAGCCACGGGCACGGAGAAAACTCCAACCTCCAGACTGCTCGGATCACTCGTAGGGAACAAGGCCAAGCAGCAGCTTCACCACGGAGATGCCGAAGACGATATTCAACCACACGTGGGCCGTAAACTCCAACACTTCTCAGGGGTGGAGTGGAGCTTCCTGCCATGGGAAAAGAGAGGATATTTTGAGGACCTTCTCAAG GAAGGCGAGCGGCTGGAGCGAGAACTGCGGTATAAAACCACCGGCTCGGCAACCGGGCGGAGATTACAGGACACGTTTGCCGACTCTCTCCGCCATGTTAACAAGCTTCTGAATGGCAGATTCGGCTTCACGTCTCGTAAAGTCCCTGCACACATGCCGCACATGATCGACCGCCTCATAATGCAGGAGCTGCAGGATAC CTTCCCTGAAGAGTTCGACAAGACTTCAGAGCATCGTGTGCGACACTCAGAGGACATGCAGTTCGCCTTCTCCTATTTCTATTTTCTGATGAGTGCTGTGCAGCAGCTCAACGTGTCGCAGGTCTTCGATGAGATTGACACGGATCACTCAGGGGTGCTGTCTGACAGAGAAATCCGCACACTCGCGACTCGCATCCACGAGCTCCCGCTCAGCCTGCAG GACCTCACCGGTTTGGAGCAGATGTTGATAAACTGCTCGAAGACTCTGCCTAATAATGAGAGCCAGCTCCACACTGTTAGCCCCACCCAGGAGGCGTACTACGACCCCAGCATG CCTCCAGTTACTAAAGGTCTGGTGATTCACTGCAAGCTTGTTGCAGAGAAGATTCAGAAAGCCTTTAAGGACCAGAACAAATATAA GTTCGAGATCATGGGTGAGGAGGAGATTGCTTTTAAAATGGTACGAACCAATGTGTCTCACGTGGTAGGCCAACTGGATGACATCAGGAAAAACCCAAG GAAGTTCATCTGCCTGAATGACAACATAGACCACAGCCATAAAGATGCCAGCACAGTGAAAGCCGTACTGAGGGATTTCTACGAGTCCATGTTCCCGCTGCCTTCGCAGTTTGAGCTGCCACGCGAGTTCCGTAACCGCTTCCTCCACATGGCAGAGCTGCAGGAGTG gcgAATCTATCGCAACAAGTTGAAGTTCTGGACTCACTGTGTACTGGTCACACTGGTTGTTTTCACCGTCCTGTCCTTCTTTGCAGAGCAG CTGATCGTGCTGAAGCGGTGGCTTTTCCCCAGACGTCGAGTTAGCAGGGAGACCGAGCGTGTGTGA